A genomic segment from Euleptes europaea isolate rEulEur1 chromosome 15, rEulEur1.hap1, whole genome shotgun sequence encodes:
- the FIGN gene encoding fidgetin: protein MISSTSVYGLKMQWTPEHAQWPEQHFDITSTTRSPAHKVEAYRGHLQRTYQYAWANDDISALTASNLLKKYAEKYSGILEGPVDRPLLSNYSEPPSGLVNGRKSESEPWQPSLNSESVYPMNCVPDVISASKAGVSAALPPTDVSASIGSSPGVASNLTEPSYSSSTCGSHTVPSLHSGLPSQEYATGYNGSYLHTSYSGQPAPALPSPHPSPLHSSGLLQPPPPPPPPPALVPGYNGTTNLSSYSYPSASYPPQAAVGPGYSPGGAPPPSAYLPSGIPAPTPLPPTTVPGYSYQSHGLTPIAPSALTNSSTSSLKRKAFYMAGQGEMDSSYGNYSYGQQRSTQSPMYRMPDNSLSNANRGNGFDRSAETSSLAFKPTKQIISSEQQRKFSQSSRALTPPSYSTAKNSLGSRASEPFGKYGSPVMSEHGDEHRQLLPHSMQGPGLRAATSSNHSVDEQLKNTDAHLIDLVTNEIINQGPPVDWNDIAGLDLVKAVIKEEVLWPVLRSDAFNGLTALPRSILLFGPRGTGKTLMGRCIASQLGATFFKIAGSGLVTKWLGEGEKIVHASFLVARCRQPSVIFVSDIDVLLSSQVNEEHSPVCRMRTEFLMQLDTVLTSAEDQIVVICATSKPEEIDESLRRYFMKRLLIPLPDSTARHQIIVQLLSQHNYCLSDKEVALLVQRTEGFSGLDVAHLCQEAVVGPLHAMPATDLSAIMPNQLRPITYQDFENAFCKIQPSISQKELDTYVEWNKMFGCSQ from the coding sequence GCTTGAAGATGCAGTGGACGCCGGAGCATGCCCAGTGGCCAGAACAGCactttgacatcacttccaccacccggtctcctgcccacAAGGTGGAAGCTTACCGTGGACACCTGCAGCGCACCTATCAGTATGCTTGGGCTAACGATGACATCTCTGCTCTGACTGCTTCAAATCTGCTAAAAAAATATGCCGAAAAATATTCTGGTATTTTGGAAGGGCCGGTGGACCGGCCCCTCCTGAGTAACTATTCGGAGCCTCCATCAGGGCTTGTGAATGGTCGAAAAAGTGAGAGCGAACCCTGGCAGCCTTCTTTGAACTCTGAGAGCGTTTATCCTATGAACTGTGTCCCAGATGTTATCAGTGCCAGCAAAGCTGGTGTAAGTGCTGCCCTCCCACCAACAGACGTCTCGGCTAGCATAGGGAGTTCGCCTGGGGTGGCCAGTAACCTGACAGAACCGAGTTATTCCAGTAGTACGTGTGGAAGTCATACGGTCCCTAGTCTGCATTCAGGGCTCCCGTCTCAGGAATATGCCACAGGATACAATGGATCTTACTTGCATACCAGTTACAGTGGCCAGCCAGCACCTGCACTTCCTTCGCCTCACCCGTCCCCTTTGCATAGCTCTGGGCTGTTACagccacctccacccccaccGCCCCCGCCCGCCCTAGTGCCGGGCTACAATGGGACAACCAACCTTTCCAGTTACAGTTATCCATCTGCAAGTTATCCCCCTCAAGCTGCTGTTGGACCTGGTTACAGCCCTGGTGGTGCGCCTCCTCCTTCAGCCTACCTGCCTTCAGGAATCCCTGCTCCAACGCCTCTGCCCCCAACCACCGTCCCTGGTTACAGCTACCAGAGTCATGGTTTAACGCCCATTGCGCCCTCCGCCCTGACAAACAGTTCCACAAGTTCCCTCAAAAGAAAAGCTTTCTATATGGCAGGGCAAGGAGAAATGGACTCCAGTTATGGAAATTACAGCTATGGCCAACAGAGATCCACCCAGAGTCCCATGTATCGGATGCCTGACAACAGCCTTTCGAATGCCAATAGGGGGAATGGTTTTGACAGGAGTGCTGAAACATCCTCCTTAGCATTTAAGCCAACAAAGCAGATCATTTCTTCTGAACAGCAAAGAAAATTCAGCCAGTCCAGTAGGGCTCTAACACCCCCTTCCTACAGTACTGCTAAAAATTCGCTTGGGTCGAGAGCAAGTGAACCGTTTGGGAAGTACGGCTCTCCAGTAATGAGCGAGCATGGTGACGAACACAGGCAGCTCCTCCCTCACTCGATGCAAGGCCCAGGACTTCGTGCAGCTACCTCATCCAACCACTCTGTGGACGAGCAACTGAAGAATACCGACGCACACCTCATTGACCTTGTAACCAACGAGATTATCAACCAAGGACCTCCTGTGGACTGGAATGACATTGCTGGCCTCGATCTGGTAAAGGCTGTCATTAAAGAGGAGGTTTTATGGCCAGTATTGAGGTCAGATGCATTCAATGGGCTGACTGCTCTACCTCGGAGCATCCTTTTGTTTGGACCTCGGGGAACAGGCAAAACATTAATGGGCAGATGTATAGCTAGTCAGCTGGGGGCCACGTTTTTCAAAATTGCCGGCTCTGGCCTTGTCACAAAGTggttaggggaaggggaaaagattgtTCATGCCTCCTTCCTTGTGGCAAGGTGTCGCCAGCCCTCGGTGATTTTTGTAAGTGACATTGATGTGCTCCTTTCATCCCAAGTGAACGAAGAACACAGTCCAGTATGTCGGATGAGAACCGAGTTCCTTATGCAGCTGGACACTGTTCTAACTTCTGCTGAGGACCAAATAGTAGTAATTTGTGCCACCAGTAAACCGGAAGAAATAGATGAATCTCTTCGAAGGTACTTCATGAAACGACTTTTAATCCCACTTCCTGACAGCACAGCGAGGCACCAGATAATAGTACAACTGCTCTCACAGCACAATTACTGTCTCAGTGACAAGGAGGTTGCACTGCTTGTCCAACGTACGGAAGGCTTTTCGGGACTGGATGTTGCTCATTTGTGTCAGGAAGCGGTAGTAGGCCCACTCCACGCCATGCCAGCCACAGACCTTTCAGCCATTATGCCCAACCAGTTGAGGCCCATTACGTATCAAGACTTTGAAAACGCTTTCTGCAAGATACAGCCTAGCATATCTCAAAAAGAGCTTGACACATATGTTGAATGGAACAAAATGTTTGGTTGCAGTCAGTGA